In Novosphingobium sp. P6W, a genomic segment contains:
- a CDS encoding MATE family efflux transporter, translating to MTTIASTSHDPRTVRLLEAPVFGTLLALSGPNALVMLTQSAVSMLEVYFLSRLGLDVLAGVSEVFPLVALVAAISTGAVGGGIVSAIARALGQGRRSDAGELAWYAVVIALVLGVATTVIVLLLGRTFYVAMGAEGEALHAATTYSTVVFGGATLIWIFNALLSVVRGTGNVTLPMQVVCGGALILVPVSPLLIFGFGSFAGLGVTGGAIALLLYYAGGGAIFAAHIWRHKGVLTPSPTMPRLTIGRAYEILRVGGLSTLVSASTNLTIAITTGFVGQHGAAAVAGYGAGARLEFFLVPLAFGIGGPMAILVSTNIGAGNPRRALKAAWLGVCIATGLTELIGIVAAAWPEAWIRAFTQDPAAINAGCEYLRQTGPFFGFFGAGFALYCAAQGTGRMRLPLVGAFVRSVIAIGGGLIAVSLAGVFLSVAIGMAAFGLVGLLNLLFRVGFDDSPSRKT from the coding sequence ATGACGACGATCGCTTCGACCTCCCATGACCCCCGAACCGTGCGCCTTCTCGAGGCGCCGGTCTTTGGGACTCTCCTCGCTCTTTCAGGCCCCAATGCGTTGGTCATGCTCACCCAATCGGCTGTGAGCATGCTCGAAGTCTATTTTCTCTCGCGTCTCGGGCTCGATGTTCTGGCCGGGGTATCCGAGGTCTTTCCCCTTGTCGCTCTTGTCGCGGCGATCTCGACCGGGGCGGTTGGAGGCGGCATCGTAAGCGCGATCGCGCGGGCTCTCGGGCAAGGGCGCCGCAGCGATGCTGGGGAACTCGCGTGGTACGCGGTCGTCATCGCGCTTGTGCTCGGTGTTGCGACGACTGTGATCGTCCTCCTGCTGGGCCGCACATTCTATGTGGCGATGGGTGCTGAAGGCGAGGCGCTGCATGCCGCCACGACGTATTCCACCGTCGTCTTCGGTGGTGCGACGCTCATATGGATTTTCAATGCGCTTCTGTCGGTCGTGCGGGGCACTGGCAATGTTACCCTGCCGATGCAGGTCGTGTGCGGTGGGGCGCTGATCCTCGTGCCTGTGTCGCCCCTTCTGATCTTCGGGTTCGGGTCTTTCGCTGGGCTGGGGGTAACCGGCGGTGCGATCGCCCTTCTCTTGTATTATGCGGGCGGAGGCGCGATTTTCGCCGCGCATATCTGGCGCCACAAGGGCGTCCTGACACCCTCACCCACCATGCCGCGGCTTACGATCGGTCGGGCTTATGAGATTCTACGCGTCGGCGGACTTTCGACCCTTGTTAGCGCAAGCACCAATCTCACGATCGCGATCACGACCGGGTTTGTTGGACAGCACGGCGCGGCCGCGGTGGCTGGATACGGCGCTGGTGCGCGGCTTGAGTTCTTTCTCGTGCCGCTCGCCTTCGGTATCGGCGGTCCGATGGCGATCCTGGTCAGCACGAATATCGGCGCAGGCAATCCGCGGCGCGCTCTGAAGGCCGCTTGGCTCGGGGTGTGCATCGCGACCGGGCTGACCGAATTGATTGGCATCGTCGCAGCCGCTTGGCCTGAGGCCTGGATCAGAGCCTTCACCCAAGATCCGGCTGCCATAAACGCGGGCTGCGAGTATCTCCGCCAGACGGGCCCTTTCTTCGGCTTCTTCGGGGCTGGCTTCGCCTTGTACTGCGCCGCGCAGGGCACCGGCCGGATGAGATTGCCCCTCGTCGGCGCGTTCGTCCGATCGGTCATCGCGATCGGCGGCGGATTAATCGCTGTGAGCCTTGCCGGGGTGTTCCTCTCGGTCGCAATCGGAATGGCAGCCTTCGGTCTCGTTGGACTTCTCAATCTCCTTTTCAGAGTCGGCTTCGACGACTCTCCATCAAGAAAGACGTGA
- a CDS encoding response regulator transcription factor, which translates to MDDDEDVRAALDGLLESLGYRSKLYDSADSFLAAKAVDDVDCIISDIQMPGTSGLQLAEQIQGHEKPVILITAFPTHDVQQRASAAGVRCVLIKPFDSEELIDHLSAQFG; encoded by the coding sequence GTGGATGATGATGAAGACGTCCGCGCCGCCCTGGATGGACTCTTGGAGAGTCTGGGATATCGGTCAAAGCTCTACGACAGCGCCGACAGCTTTCTCGCGGCCAAGGCGGTCGACGACGTCGACTGCATCATCAGCGACATCCAGATGCCGGGAACAAGCGGTCTCCAGCTTGCCGAGCAAATCCAGGGGCACGAAAAACCCGTCATTCTTATAACGGCATTCCCGACGCATGATGTTCAGCAGCGGGCTTCCGCAGCCGGCGTACGCTGCGTGCTGATCAAGCCATTTGATTCGGAAGAGTTGATCGATCATCTGTCTGCGCAGTTCGGCTGA
- a CDS encoding catalase: protein MERKDLTNAAGAPVTDNVNILTAGPRGPALLQDVWLLEKLAHFDREVIPERRMHAKGSGAFGTFTVTHDISQFTKAKLFSQIGKKTEVFQRFSTVAGERGAADAERDIRGWALKFYTEEGNWDIVGNNTPVFFFRDPLRFPDLNHVVKRDPRTGLRSAQNNWDFWSLLPEALHQVTIVMSDRGIPRSYRHMHGFGSHTYSMIDEAGARVWVKFHFRCQQGIENLTDAQSVTVIGEDRESHGRDLLEAIDRGEFPRWQLNIQVMTEEQARQHRHNPFDVTKVWPKAEYPLIPVGDLELNRNSENFFADVEQAAFSPANVVPGISFSPDKMLQARLFSYGDAQRYRLGVNHHSIPVNAPRCPFHSYHRDGQMRVDGNLGATTSYFPNSNGVWADHPELKEPALEIGGLADHWDHRVDEDYYEQPGNLFRKMSVPEQERLFANTARAIGGASVEVKMRHVANCERADPAYGAGVAAAIGLERRHTAE, encoded by the coding sequence ATGGAACGCAAGGATCTGACGAACGCTGCGGGCGCTCCGGTTACCGACAATGTGAATATTTTGACCGCTGGGCCGCGCGGGCCCGCTCTACTGCAGGATGTATGGCTGCTCGAGAAGCTCGCCCATTTTGATCGCGAAGTGATCCCCGAGCGCCGCATGCATGCAAAAGGTTCCGGCGCGTTCGGTACTTTTACCGTCACGCACGACATCAGCCAATTCACCAAGGCTAAGCTTTTCTCGCAGATCGGTAAGAAGACCGAGGTGTTTCAGCGGTTCTCGACCGTCGCCGGCGAACGGGGCGCCGCCGATGCCGAGCGTGACATTCGCGGTTGGGCACTGAAGTTCTATACTGAGGAGGGCAACTGGGACATCGTGGGCAACAACACCCCCGTCTTCTTCTTCCGGGATCCTCTGCGGTTCCCGGACCTCAATCATGTTGTGAAACGCGATCCGCGCACTGGCCTTCGAAGCGCGCAAAATAATTGGGATTTCTGGTCGCTGCTGCCCGAAGCGTTGCACCAGGTAACGATCGTTATGTCCGATCGCGGGATTCCGCGCAGCTATCGCCATATGCATGGTTTCGGCAGCCATACTTATAGCATGATCGACGAGGCCGGCGCACGCGTGTGGGTCAAATTCCATTTCCGCTGCCAGCAAGGGATTGAAAACCTGACCGATGCGCAATCCGTAACCGTCATCGGCGAAGACCGCGAAAGCCATGGCCGCGATCTGCTCGAAGCGATCGACCGCGGTGAGTTTCCGCGTTGGCAGCTAAACATTCAGGTAATGACCGAGGAACAGGCCCGTCAGCACCGTCACAATCCGTTCGATGTAACAAAGGTCTGGCCCAAGGCCGAATACCCACTGATCCCTGTTGGCGACCTAGAGCTCAACCGAAATTCGGAGAATTTTTTTGCGGACGTCGAACAGGCGGCATTCTCCCCAGCCAACGTCGTGCCTGGTATCAGCTTCTCGCCGGACAAGATGCTTCAGGCACGCCTGTTCTCCTATGGCGATGCCCAACGGTATCGACTAGGCGTGAATCACCACAGTATTCCGGTGAACGCGCCGCGCTGCCCTTTCCATAGCTATCATCGTGACGGCCAGATGCGGGTCGACGGCAATCTGGGTGCGACCACCTCATATTTCCCGAACAGCAACGGAGTATGGGCTGACCACCCTGAGTTAAAGGAACCAGCGCTGGAGATTGGCGGCCTCGCCGACCACTGGGATCATCGGGTAGACGAGGATTATTATGAGCAGCCGGGAAACCTGTTCCGAAAGATGAGTGTACCAGAGCAGGAGCGGCTGTTCGCGAACACGGCACGCGCCATTGGAGGAGCGAGCGTAGAGGTTAAGATGCGCCACGTCGCAAACTGCGAGCGTGCCGACCCTGCCTATGGAGCGGGTGTAGCCGCGGCGATCGGCCTTGAGAGGCGTCACACCGCAGAGTGA
- a CDS encoding PAS domain S-box protein, with protein MIVRDQAGTILFWNGAAERLFGWSRIEAVGNHADELLNSRPFFDVRTLGGDGESSLEVARLSAERKTVIVMSEFKARFGSDGDLRYVVETARDVTQERGSNRALREDEKRYRNLFHAMTAAFFDIDLSNSLDLLAEISAAADGDVRSFVLERPPVFKRLIEAARIVEVNDRVAQILGFTSEDGLETLAPLWPEDSNAVFLDTLLARSKGIPRLTREVHLRTRSGDDLYGVLTACLAPDGVGEDRVLIGIVDTTELRHANAEAERSREHHRALFHHMPMAFLRVNGDALNAYYQELRLAPGTDVAAFLLAHPTVLERVGQMCFIEEANPQAAVLLGADDRDDLAGVPISFAWQHRPDTLARILAAGVARTAFEEETQLNTLDGRIVDVLFSSATIQENGRRLSVIGMINIGDRLEAQEAFGRLQSEFAHASRISLLGELSASIAHEISQPLAAIATTGATGLRWLDRLEPDIEQARTSLDRIVNSARRASGIIARVRQMASGRAPVMSTERLSNVVAGALQLIEAQARSHRIELVFDGPSGGDLVDVDRRQIEQVTVNLVINAIQAIAGAETGPRLIEVTVAVTHECVECTVCDSGPGIPIDRLDHVFERFVSSKPDGTGLGLALCRSIIHAHSGEISVEGQSALSGALFRFHLPRRREAN; from the coding sequence GTGATTGTGCGCGATCAAGCCGGCACAATTCTGTTCTGGAATGGCGCCGCCGAAAGGCTATTCGGTTGGTCTCGCATCGAAGCGGTTGGTAATCACGCCGATGAACTTTTGAACAGCCGTCCGTTTTTTGACGTGCGTACTCTGGGCGGCGATGGCGAAAGCAGCCTGGAAGTTGCACGTCTGTCGGCCGAACGCAAAACCGTGATCGTCATGTCTGAGTTCAAGGCCCGGTTCGGCTCGGACGGCGACCTGCGCTATGTCGTGGAAACCGCTCGCGATGTGACTCAAGAGCGAGGATCGAACCGCGCATTGAGAGAGGACGAAAAGCGCTATCGCAACCTCTTCCATGCGATGACCGCAGCATTTTTCGACATCGACCTTTCCAACAGTCTCGATCTGCTCGCCGAGATCAGCGCGGCCGCCGATGGCGATGTACGTTCGTTCGTACTTGAAAGGCCTCCCGTGTTCAAACGCTTGATCGAGGCCGCGCGGATCGTTGAAGTCAATGATCGCGTTGCGCAGATCCTCGGCTTCACAAGCGAAGACGGCCTTGAAACGCTAGCCCCGCTTTGGCCAGAGGACAGCAACGCGGTTTTTCTCGATACACTGCTGGCCCGCTCCAAAGGAATTCCCCGTCTTACGCGAGAAGTTCACCTGCGAACTCGATCGGGCGACGACCTCTATGGGGTTTTGACCGCTTGTCTGGCACCAGACGGGGTCGGCGAGGACCGGGTCCTGATCGGGATTGTCGATACGACCGAGCTACGGCATGCCAATGCGGAGGCCGAACGAAGCCGCGAACATCATCGCGCTCTATTTCACCATATGCCCATGGCCTTCCTTCGCGTTAACGGTGACGCGCTTAACGCCTATTACCAGGAACTGAGGCTTGCTCCTGGCACGGATGTTGCGGCTTTCCTGCTCGCCCATCCGACCGTCCTCGAGCGCGTGGGACAAATGTGCTTTATCGAGGAAGCAAATCCCCAAGCTGCCGTTCTTCTGGGAGCCGATGACCGGGATGACCTTGCCGGCGTGCCGATCAGCTTCGCCTGGCAGCATCGACCCGATACGCTAGCCCGCATTCTCGCTGCCGGCGTAGCCCGAACGGCCTTTGAGGAAGAAACCCAACTGAACACGCTCGACGGACGGATTGTCGATGTACTGTTCTCCAGCGCCACTATCCAAGAAAACGGGCGGCGATTGTCAGTCATTGGAATGATCAACATCGGCGATCGCCTCGAAGCTCAGGAAGCATTTGGACGCTTGCAGTCGGAATTCGCTCATGCTTCGCGAATATCCCTGCTGGGTGAACTGTCGGCCTCGATTGCACACGAGATCTCGCAGCCTCTAGCAGCGATCGCAACAACAGGCGCTACCGGCCTACGCTGGCTCGATCGCTTGGAACCGGATATCGAGCAGGCGCGTACGTCGCTCGACCGGATCGTAAATTCCGCGCGGCGAGCGAGCGGTATTATTGCCCGCGTAAGGCAAATGGCATCCGGTCGCGCACCGGTGATGTCGACGGAGCGGCTTAGCAACGTCGTAGCAGGTGCGCTTCAGTTGATAGAGGCGCAGGCGCGATCCCATCGTATCGAACTGGTTTTCGATGGGCCGAGCGGCGGCGACCTCGTCGACGTCGATCGCAGGCAGATCGAGCAGGTCACTGTGAACCTGGTTATCAACGCGATCCAGGCGATAGCCGGCGCAGAGACAGGCCCGCGCCTGATCGAAGTGACCGTCGCTGTGACGCACGAATGCGTTGAATGTACGGTCTGCGATAGCGGGCCGGGTATTCCCATCGATCGCCTCGATCATGTTTTCGAGAGATTCGTCTCAAGCAAGCCGGACGGGACCGGGCTAGGCTTGGCACTCTGCCGATCAATTATCCATGCTCATTCGGGCGAGATTTCAGTTGAGGGGCAGTCAGCGCTCAGCGGCGCGCTTTTCCGCTTCCATCTGCCGAGGCGTCGCGAGGCGAATTAG
- a CDS encoding helix-turn-helix transcriptional regulator — protein MRALVHPALEDISVSGILHALADPLRLRIFTDLLNADIPMGCAPYLQIGGRSVAKSTLSKQFVILREAGLIRSERKGPGLLSVTRWPELEKRYGPMILATIEAFRQENRERSSGSARPNKLLASTPIATS, from the coding sequence ATGCGAGCGCTTGTACATCCGGCTCTGGAAGACATTTCCGTCAGCGGAATCCTGCACGCGCTCGCTGATCCGCTACGCCTGAGAATTTTCACCGATCTACTGAACGCGGACATTCCGATGGGCTGCGCGCCCTATTTGCAGATCGGCGGTCGCAGCGTAGCAAAATCAACCTTGTCGAAGCAGTTCGTGATCCTGCGAGAGGCCGGACTAATCCGCAGCGAGCGCAAGGGACCCGGATTGTTGAGTGTCACGCGCTGGCCCGAGCTTGAAAAGCGCTATGGCCCGATGATTTTGGCCACGATTGAGGCGTTCCGCCAAGAAAACCGTGAGCGTAGCTCCGGCAGCGCCCGCCCCAACAAGCTACTCGCTTCAACGCCAATTGCTACGTCTTGA
- a CDS encoding acetyl-CoA hydrolase/transferase family protein, producing the protein MKTRIAAAELAARVMPADAAASLISNGMVLGMSGFTGSGYPKAVPGALAARIRAEREAGRSMRVSIWTGASTGPELDGALAEADGIELRLPYNSDPVARERINKGEMDYLDMHLSQVAPMAWQGFLGHLDVAVVEVTGIRSDGTLIPSSSVGNNKTWLERADAVILEVNRWQNPALEGMHDVYYGTALPPHRVPIPLVRPDDRIGQQTLRCDPAKIVAIVETDAPDRNLPFAKPDASARAIAGHVLEFLSHEVRRERLPASLLPLQSGVGNIANAVLAGLVDGPFYDLTAYTEVIQDGMLDLLDSGRLRMASATAFSLSPEAAARINADMGRYHDRMILRPQEISNHPELIRRLGCIAMNGLLEADIYGAVNSTCVMGSRIQNGIGGSGDFARNAYISIFMTPSTAKGGNISAIVPQVSHVDHILQDVGVLVTEQGLADLRGLSPRKRADLVIQQCAHPDYRDALRDYYARAMAGSFGRHAPSLPGEALSWHQRFMDTGTMRE; encoded by the coding sequence ATGAAGACCCGGATAGCCGCTGCGGAATTGGCCGCGCGTGTGATGCCCGCAGATGCCGCAGCATCACTGATTTCGAACGGCATGGTCCTTGGGATGAGTGGCTTTACGGGGTCCGGCTATCCCAAGGCAGTGCCGGGCGCGCTTGCGGCCCGTATCCGCGCAGAGCGCGAAGCGGGGCGGTCTATGCGCGTGAGCATCTGGACCGGTGCCTCGACGGGTCCAGAACTCGACGGGGCACTTGCCGAAGCTGATGGGATTGAACTGCGCCTGCCGTACAACTCGGATCCCGTGGCCCGCGAACGTATCAATAAGGGCGAGATGGATTATCTCGACATGCACCTAAGCCAAGTTGCGCCAATGGCATGGCAAGGCTTTCTCGGGCATCTCGACGTCGCAGTAGTCGAGGTCACCGGTATCCGCTCGGACGGAACCCTCATCCCGTCATCTTCGGTAGGTAACAACAAGACATGGCTTGAGCGAGCCGACGCGGTAATCCTCGAAGTCAACCGTTGGCAGAACCCAGCGCTCGAAGGCATGCACGATGTCTATTACGGAACCGCGCTTCCCCCGCACCGCGTGCCGATCCCGTTGGTTCGACCGGATGACCGGATCGGACAGCAGACCTTGCGGTGCGATCCCGCCAAGATTGTGGCGATCGTCGAAACCGATGCGCCGGACCGCAACCTTCCTTTCGCGAAGCCCGACGCCAGCGCGCGCGCGATCGCAGGTCATGTCCTCGAGTTTCTCTCCCACGAAGTCCGTCGCGAACGGCTACCAGCGTCTCTGCTGCCGCTCCAATCCGGCGTAGGAAACATTGCCAACGCGGTGCTCGCTGGCCTCGTAGATGGTCCGTTTTACGACCTCACGGCCTATACCGAGGTCATCCAGGACGGAATGTTGGACCTGCTCGACAGCGGTCGGTTGCGGATGGCCTCGGCAACCGCGTTTTCGCTCAGCCCGGAGGCGGCGGCGCGGATCAATGCAGATATGGGCCGCTATCACGACCGCATGATTCTTCGGCCTCAGGAGATCAGCAACCATCCTGAACTGATAAGGCGCCTCGGCTGCATCGCGATGAACGGGCTGCTCGAGGCCGACATTTATGGCGCGGTCAATTCTACCTGCGTAATGGGCTCGCGGATCCAGAACGGGATAGGCGGCTCGGGTGATTTCGCCCGCAACGCGTACATCTCGATCTTCATGACCCCTTCGACCGCCAAAGGGGGCAACATCTCCGCGATCGTGCCGCAGGTTTCCCATGTCGACCATATCCTGCAGGATGTCGGTGTCTTGGTGACCGAGCAAGGCTTGGCCGATCTACGCGGCCTGAGCCCACGCAAACGAGCCGACCTGGTCATTCAACAATGTGCTCATCCCGACTATAGGGATGCCCTGCGCGACTACTATGCACGGGCAATGGCAGGGTCGTTTGGTCGCCATGCGCCGTCCCTGCCAGGTGAGGCTCTATCTTGGCATCAACGCTTTATGGACACCGGAACGATGCGCGAATGA
- a CDS encoding TonB-dependent receptor has product MGKSFSGYSVLAVVAAVPCSAMAQDAPPSGDIVVTASKVGNDAAQEGRSVQLLEGADIRARGITHLADLARTVPGLTYTQASYGTPIYTIRGVGFYDSSLAAPPAVSLTIDEAPLPYPTLAGGAMLDLERVVVLKGPQGTLYGQNSTGGTINFVAAKPTDQLAFGAEESIARFGESDTEAFVSGPITATVGMRLAARYERAGAWQRSDTRDDSLGARDFLTARLLTRWTPSARTTISLNLNGFRDRSDNEAGQLVGIYTTSPAVAASLVNHPIGTRGNRVSDWGPRRTYGRHADYGQAVLRIDTRASFGTVTSISSAQNLRRDDKTDSDGTNLQLFEAGLPGRATILAQELRASGDLGASFHWILGGNYQREWIRDGLDARFADGNFPFDGTNVRTRQNVGTWALFANGDYALTPELVLEGGSRYTDEIRRFEGCSYDDGDGTGAAYVSRVASLLSGSTVTIAPGGCATLGADLRPAVVQDKLKDRNWSWRTGLKWRAADGLLIYANISRGHKSGAFITTGATSAGQFAPARPESVLAYEAGVKFSDEAQRFTVSAAGFYYDYDDKQLKGKAIDPRLGPLSGLINVPRSHVVGAEIDLSWQPIAGIVLTAAGSRTRSRIDGDFLNYDGLGHRTDLSGERFPLTPGWHLTGGADYRREINEDWKPFFGAHVSYQSRTNAGLGNLPLLAMPGYALIDARAGVPWGRWAGEMFVQNLGGARYATFISAVSPDTVVRLAGRPRTLGLRLSYQL; this is encoded by the coding sequence ATGGGCAAGTCATTTTCAGGATACAGCGTTTTAGCGGTCGTGGCGGCGGTTCCCTGCAGTGCCATGGCACAGGATGCTCCACCATCTGGGGATATCGTTGTTACGGCGTCCAAGGTCGGGAATGATGCTGCCCAGGAAGGTCGCTCGGTGCAGCTTCTCGAAGGCGCAGATATTCGGGCACGAGGAATCACCCACCTTGCCGATCTCGCAAGGACGGTTCCGGGGCTCACCTACACCCAGGCCAGCTATGGAACGCCGATCTATACGATCCGCGGTGTAGGTTTCTACGATTCTAGCCTCGCGGCGCCCCCTGCTGTGAGCCTGACTATCGATGAGGCCCCACTGCCCTATCCGACCTTAGCAGGTGGCGCGATGCTGGACCTGGAACGCGTGGTTGTCCTCAAGGGCCCCCAAGGAACACTCTATGGACAGAACTCCACCGGCGGGACGATTAACTTCGTTGCCGCCAAACCCACAGACCAACTCGCCTTCGGCGCCGAGGAGTCGATTGCGCGCTTCGGAGAATCAGACACCGAAGCGTTTGTCAGCGGACCTATCACGGCGACAGTGGGGATGCGCTTGGCGGCACGCTATGAACGTGCTGGCGCATGGCAGCGCAGCGATACGCGGGATGACAGCCTTGGTGCGCGAGATTTCCTGACGGCTCGACTGCTGACCCGTTGGACGCCCTCGGCTAGAACAACGATCTCTCTGAACCTCAATGGTTTTCGTGATCGCTCGGACAATGAGGCCGGCCAACTGGTTGGCATTTACACTACCAGTCCCGCCGTTGCGGCGTCGCTCGTAAATCACCCGATCGGCACGCGAGGTAATCGCGTTTCAGACTGGGGGCCGCGCCGAACCTATGGTCGCCATGCCGATTACGGGCAGGCAGTACTCCGGATCGATACGAGGGCATCATTTGGTACGGTGACATCGATATCAAGCGCGCAGAACTTGCGGCGCGACGATAAGACTGACAGCGATGGGACAAACCTCCAGTTGTTCGAAGCTGGGCTGCCCGGCCGGGCGACGATTTTGGCGCAGGAATTGCGGGCTTCGGGCGACCTTGGCGCCTCGTTCCATTGGATTCTTGGAGGGAACTACCAGCGTGAATGGATCCGAGACGGGCTTGATGCACGATTCGCGGATGGAAATTTCCCCTTCGATGGTACGAACGTGCGGACCCGCCAGAATGTGGGCACCTGGGCGCTCTTTGCCAACGGCGACTATGCGCTAACGCCTGAACTGGTACTGGAAGGCGGCTCCCGGTACACCGACGAGATACGGCGCTTCGAGGGGTGTTCCTACGACGATGGCGACGGCACAGGCGCGGCATATGTCTCAAGAGTGGCCAGCCTCCTATCCGGTAGCACGGTAACGATCGCCCCCGGTGGGTGCGCCACCCTCGGTGCCGACCTGCGGCCGGCCGTCGTTCAAGATAAGCTAAAGGATCGGAACTGGTCTTGGCGAACCGGCCTGAAGTGGCGGGCAGCCGACGGCCTCCTAATTTATGCGAATATCAGCCGCGGCCACAAGAGCGGCGCCTTCATAACTACCGGAGCAACCTCGGCGGGGCAGTTCGCGCCAGCTCGACCGGAATCGGTTCTGGCATATGAGGCCGGCGTCAAGTTCTCGGACGAGGCGCAGCGGTTCACGGTCAGTGCTGCTGGATTTTATTATGATTATGACGATAAACAGCTAAAGGGGAAGGCAATTGACCCGCGCCTCGGCCCCTTGTCCGGTCTCATAAACGTTCCCAGGTCGCATGTGGTTGGAGCTGAGATCGACCTTTCGTGGCAACCTATCGCGGGCATCGTCTTAACGGCCGCGGGGAGCCGAACACGCTCGCGCATCGACGGCGATTTCCTCAATTACGATGGTCTCGGACATCGCACTGACTTGTCCGGAGAGCGGTTTCCGCTCACCCCCGGTTGGCATCTCACAGGAGGCGCCGACTATCGGCGGGAAATAAACGAAGACTGGAAGCCATTTTTTGGAGCCCACGTTTCTTACCAATCGAGGACAAACGCGGGCCTTGGAAATCTACCTCTGCTTGCCATGCCGGGTTATGCACTCATTGACGCCCGAGCAGGTGTGCCGTGGGGGCGGTGGGCCGGCGAAATGTTCGTGCAGAACCTCGGGGGTGCCCGCTATGCTACGTTCATCAGTGCAGTCTCGCCCGATACCGTCGTCAGGCTGGCTGGCCGGCCGCGAACCTTGGGCCTTCGGCTGTCATACCAACTGTAA
- the gstA gene encoding glutathione transferase GstA: MKLFAHPGASSMSIHILLHETGLPFELEIVNVTTKMRADGSDYRLVAERGLVPLLELDDGSAITENVVIAQFLCDMASREDLMPHAGTIDRYRVMEWQSYIAAELHKGFSPLFWPIDDEAKAFVRTRLEERLRMIDAVLEDSTYLTGDTFTAADAYLFVIASWSLFFQFDLSQMPNLRSYLSTIGKRASVLAAFAAEGPGLVQVAGN; this comes from the coding sequence ATGAAGCTATTTGCTCATCCCGGCGCCAGTTCTATGTCAATCCATATCCTCCTCCATGAGACCGGATTGCCGTTTGAACTCGAGATCGTGAACGTCACAACCAAGATGCGAGCCGATGGCTCCGACTATAGACTTGTTGCCGAGCGTGGGCTTGTCCCCCTCCTGGAGCTGGACGATGGATCGGCGATCACGGAGAATGTCGTGATCGCCCAATTCCTCTGCGACATGGCGAGCCGCGAAGACCTTATGCCACACGCCGGCACCATTGATCGATACAGGGTCATGGAATGGCAGAGCTATATCGCTGCCGAGCTGCATAAGGGCTTCAGCCCGCTCTTTTGGCCTATCGATGACGAGGCCAAGGCCTTTGTGCGCACTCGCCTCGAAGAGCGCCTACGAATGATCGACGCGGTCCTCGAGGATAGCACTTATCTCACCGGTGACACGTTCACCGCTGCCGACGCGTACCTCTTCGTGATCGCAAGCTGGTCGCTCTTCTTCCAATTCGATCTGTCGCAGATGCCAAACCTCCGATCCTATCTTTCGACTATCGGAAAAAGGGCAAGCGTGCTGGCGGCTTTTGCCGCAGAGGGTCCTGGCCTGGTCCAGGTCGCCGGCAACTGA